AGCGCCGAATCAGTGGGCGAACTGCCGAGTGACGTCGAGGCGTCGCTGCGCGCGCTGGGTTACATCGTGGACCCCGAAGTTTCCGATTGAGGACGGTCACCTGCTGGACCTTTGGTGAGGGTAGAAGTGGAGGAGGAGCGCACCACGTCGTTGATGACGAAGAGGGGGCGACCCTTGGCCTCGAGGAACAGGCGTCCCAGGTACTCGCCGATCAGCCCGAGGAAGAACATCTGCGCGCCGCTCAGGAAGAGGACGATCGCGAGCAGGCTCGCCGAGCCCCGGACCACGCCGTAGACGAAATAGAACCAGGTGACGTAACCGAGCAGGGCTACCGCGGCGAAGGCGACGGCGATGCCAGCATAGGCGGCCAGCCGAAGGGGTCTGATCGAGAAGCTGGTGATTCCATCAATTGCGAATCGGATCATCTTCGAGATTGAATACTTTGTCGTGTCGGTGACTCGTTGAGGACGTTCGTAGTGGACCGGGACCTGGTTGAAACCGATCCAGCTGACCATGCCTCGAATGAAACGATGCTGCTCGGGCATTTCGCGCAGGACGTCTAGCGCCCGGCGGCTCATCAACCTGAAGTCGCCGGTGTCTTCGGGGATCTCGACATCGGTCAAGCGATTGACCAATCGGTAGAACAAGCTGGCAGTCAAGCGTTTGAACCAACCCTCGCCCTCTCGCTGTGTGCGCTTGCCGTAGACCACGTCGGCGCCCTTGTCCATCAAACTGAACATCTCTGGGAGGAGTTCGGGCGGATCCTGAAGATCAGCGTCCAGGATCAGAATGCGATCACCCCGACACATGGATAGCCCGGCGGTCAGTGCGAGCTGATGTCCATGATTGCGCGAGAGATCTACCCCCACGACTGCGGGATCAGTTTCGCAAAGCTGCTTGATGACGCTCCAGGTATTGTCCTTCGAGCCATCGTTCACCAGGATGATTTCAAAACTCTCGCCAGCGACTTTTCTGCAAGCCGCAGAGAGGCGCTGGTAGAGATTCGCCAGGCCTGCTGCCTCGTCGTAACAGGGGACGACGGCAGAGATGCGGAGTGCATCTCCGATTGGGGCGCGATGGCTTTGCTCACTCACGCGTTATGGATCTCGCTCATCGATTGTCTCGTCTGGTCGTAGCGAAGCGAGATCCTACCTCGCTTCGGCCGGAGAGCATACCTCAGGAAAATTGCTCATCCGATTATCGTGCAGCGCTGCAAGCGCTTCTCAGGTCAAGTCGAAGCTTGTCATCGTTCGCATGAATTCTGATTCGGGAAATGCCTGCCACGCAATGGCTTTGTGCGTTCTGAACGAAATCATGACCTGATCCGGGAATTGGTCCACGACCTCAACTTTGTACTTGTGCAGAAACTTCTTCCCCAGTTTCTCGACCAACTCGGGATCCGCCTCTGTGTTGGCTTCGCCCTTCAAGATCACGACCATATCTCCGCTCTCGAGATGGATCGTCGCCTCTCCCGTACGGGCGATATGTTTCGCTTTGAGCGAGGAAGTCGTGGTGCAGAAATAGAGTACGTCGTCGATGAACAAGCCCCAGACCGGCGTCGGGTGTGGCGGCCCGGTTTTTGGCGACGTCAACACCCAATAGTTTCGAGCCGAGTACATCTGCTCCCGCACCCAGTTCCATTCGAGCAGCGTGCCCTTGCCCCCGTCGGGCGCCCAGTTGTCGAATGAATCGCCCACTTGGGGACGAAAACCCTTTGGATCAGCCATGAAGATGAAGCTCCCGTGGATCACTCATTTTGCGGCGCCCTTGACCGGCTCGACGGAGAGATAGCAGCGCTCGAGCGGGATCGCCTCGACAAAGCCGCATCCGGCGCTTCGGAGAATTCGATCACAGGCCGGGCCACCGCGCGTGTTACGGCGGTCCGTGTATGGTGGGGTTAGCGGTCGTCGAGCAGGTTTCCGACCGCTCTGTCGTTCTCGTCCTCGTGCTCCGTGGCCTTTCGCATATCCGCTTCGAGGCGCTCGCGCTCTTCATCGGAAAGGGCCAGGATCGCCAGCGTATCGACGCTGCTCCACAAGGGAAGGGAGGAGAAGGCCAGGGCGGCCAGGGATCCACCTCGCAAAAGAAAGGCGAGCCAACCCAGCGAGGCGGCGAGCATGGTGCCCTCCGCCGCCGACACTGCGGCCTGTCGCTCAGTGGTCGCCTCCTCGGCTGAGTTCGTCATCTCTGTTCGAATCTGATCGAGA
This sequence is a window from Myxococcales bacterium. Protein-coding genes within it:
- a CDS encoding pyridoxamine 5'-phosphate oxidase family protein, whose product is MADPKGFRPQVGDSFDNWAPDGGKGTLLEWNWVREQMYSARNYWVLTSPKTGPPHPTPVWGLFIDDVLYFCTTTSSLKAKHIARTGEATIHLESGDMVVILKGEANTEADPELVEKLGKKFLHKYKVEVVDQFPDQVMISFRTHKAIAWQAFPESEFMRTMTSFDLT
- a CDS encoding glycosyltransferase family 2 protein codes for the protein MGDALRISAVVPCYDEAAGLANLYQRLSAACRKVAGESFEIILVNDGSKDNTWSVIKQLCETDPAVVGVDLSRNHGHQLALTAGLSMCRGDRILILDADLQDPPELLPEMFSLMDKGADVVYGKRTQREGEGWFKRLTASLFYRLVNRLTDVEIPEDTGDFRLMSRRALDVLREMPEQHRFIRGMVSWIGFNQVPVHYERPQRVTDTTKYSISKMIRFAIDGITSFSIRPLRLAAYAGIAVAFAAVALLGYVTWFYFVYGVVRGSASLLAIVLFLSGAQMFFLGLIGEYLGRLFLEAKGRPLFVINDVVRSSSTSTLTKGPAGDRPQSETSGSTM